The genomic window CCTTTTAAAAATTTCCTTTTGCCCATCATTTGATTGCTTAATTTTTGTTCGCTGCGTTGAACTCTTCATCAGTTACAGGGTTTAACCAAACTGCGTTGGTTTCGCCTTCATAATTGGTAATGGCAATGTGTACCATTTGTGTACTGGCAGTAGCTCCGTGCCAGTGTTGCACATTTTCTGGAATATTGATTACATCACCTTTTTTAATGACTTGAGCTGTTTTCCCTTTTTCCTGGTATAGGCCCTCGCCTTCGGTTACAATCAGTATCTGCCCTTTAGGATGCGTATGCCAGTTGGTTCTTGCCCCTGGTTCAAAAGTTACGCTACCCAACACAAAATCGTTGTTCTTATCTTTTGCCAGAAGTGTTTGCAGATAAGCATCTCCCGTAAAATATCCATTGGTTAATTTTTCTCCTTTAGGGAAAAGAGCCGTGGTGTTTTTTGTTATCATTTTTTCTTGATTTTTATTGTTATTGCAGGCCGTTATAGAGAATGAAATTCCCATTATAAAAGCTAATAATATTATCCTGAAAATTGTTTTCATTGCAATGAAGTTTATTTTATCGTACTAATTCACGGTTATTTTTAGTTTCAGATCGCATTTCTTACCAACGGTACCGCAAAGTTCGCCATTAAAGCTTGCGATGGGCTTATACAGAATACTGTTTTATTTACCAGTTTTACCGTTTTTTCACTAAATAGACATGGCTGTGGCCCTGCTTATTAATTTGCATAGTACTTATTCACCAGATTATTTTGGCTACTTCATTAAAAAAAAGAAATAGATATTACAGCATAGGAATGATATTGGGACTGAGAAAATGAATAATTTGGTATTTCCAGAAAACGAAAAAGCCCGTAAACATTTAATTTACAGGCTTTTAGTTAAATTTAAAACTATTTTCGCGGGCTGAACGGGGCTACAATCGAACCCTTAGCCCCGCTTTTATTATTATTAAACGATCAAATAAACAATCAAAATACTGATATAGAGCCGATTAAAAACATTCCTCAGTTAACTCCAAATAAATCTGTTCAAAACTCTCAAGGAAAAAAAAGAAAAAACGGTGGACCCAAAATTTAATTTTTTACCCGAAAAAATAGTGAGCGTAAAAATATCGAACACCTTAATTCCCTAGAGCAGGTTCCAAACCACGCAGTTTTAAACAAGCGAAGCTCCTCCATCTACGAACATTTCCGTACCGGTAATGAAGCTGGCCTTCTCTGATGCCAGAAATGTTATAGCATTGACTATATCCTCTGATTTTCCGGCTCGTCCCAAAGGGATAGGTGCGACTACTTGGTCCTGAAGTTCTTTAGATAGATCAGTTAACTGTGCTGTTTCTGTAGGGCCGGGGCTAACTATATTGATTCTGATTTTTCTCGATTTTAATTCGATAGCCCAGATTTTTGAAAAGGTCCTTAACGCTGCTTTACTGGCACAGTAAACACTCATCGTTTCGTAGGATTTAACCGAAGATATGCTGCCTGTCAACACAATAGCACCACCGTCTTTTAGCAGTGGTAGCGCGCCCTGAACAGTGAGTATCGATCCTCTTATGTTTGTATCAAAAACACGCTCATAGTGTTCCTCGGTGATTCCACCGATAGGAAAACCGAATCCGCCTGTTCCTGCATTGGACAAAAGAATATCGATTTGTCCTTTTTCTTCTTCAACAATTTTGAAAAGCCACTCAACATCTTCGCGCCTTCCCGAATCTGCATTTACCGCTCTTATGTTGCTTCCTATTTCCTTCACCACTTTATCCAGAAGTTCCTGCCTTCGGCCTGTGATGAATACAAACGCGCCTTCGGTTACAAACCGTTTTGCGGCTTCAAGACCTATACCTGTTGCACCACCTGTAATAACAACTACTTTATTTTGAAATTGAGCTTCCATAATTTGTTTTTTATTGTTTCTTTTTGACCCTACTGTACTGTGCCTCATTCTGTATTACCTATCCGGGCATCATGTCCTCTGTTTTATCCAAAAAGTTTCCGACAGCCTTTTGGATATCTATTCCAGACCGCGCTGCGATAACAATGAGCCACCAAATATTCTCACCCAGCTTGTGCTCCAGCTCTTCTTGTGCACCGGTCTTCGGCCATCGTTTTTGTTGTGACATGATATCCCTGCCCACCAATGCTGCATCGGTTAAAAATGCCAAAGCATCTTCTTCCAATGTCCATTCGCTACCGTGATGTTCGACTTCAATTGCATGGTATTTTTCTCTTAATGCAAGGGAACGGCTGATGATCGTTTCAAAAGATTCATTTTTCATATTGTTCTATGTTTTAGTGTGAAAGGTCGGCTTTTACAAACGCAATTTTATCTCCCTTGAATGTAATGTCGAAAAGTCCCCCGATGTTTCCTTCGGAAAAACTACCTGAGAATCTGACTTCGAGATGGACCTGATCTTCATTAACCTGATCCAGCTTCTCCAATTCGGTCCGCGTATTATACCCGATAAAATAGCTGTTAAAATAATCCTTTATACCTTCGTGCCCTTTAAATACCTTTCCGACTGAAGGATCATCGAGTACGGCATCCGGCAAGTAAAAGCTGAGGTATTGCGCTGTGTCAAATGAATTGCCTGCAGCAATCCAGTCGTTTATTAAGGTGGGTATGTTCATAATATTTATTGTTTTAACCACATAGGTTTCAGTTTAAGTATCTTTTTATGGACCGGACAGCTTTCGGCATGAGCGCCCGGTAGATAACCGATGCTCATCAAGAACTCGCCCACTATTTCGCCACCGGTAAAACGGAAGTTTTTCTTAAAAAGCTTCACCCATTCCACTTTTGTTTTGGGATGCTGGTGCTCTAGCCATTTTTCAAAAGAGCCATGCTCTTTTTGCAATTCCAGTATTTTCTTTGCGTTTTGAATTGCTGCATTTACCTTAAGCTTGTTGCGTATAATCCCTGGATCACCCAGAAGCCTTTCCTGATCTTTTTCACCATAGCCTGCTACTTTATTAATGCTGAATCCATCATAGGCCCTGCGAAAATTTTCCTCTTTCTTTAAGATGGTCTCCCAGCTTAGGCCCGCCTGGTTGATTTCCATGATCAGCCTTCCAAACAGCTCATTATCATCATGGATGGGGAACCCATAATGATGGTCGTGATATTTTTGGTGGAGACTCCTACTGGGCTCATTCATTGTGGGGATATAGCTGCAATAACTCATGGTAGTGTCTTTTTGTTTAACAATACAAATGTATCCAGGGTTTTAAAGGAAAGGTTCGCCAAAATGGACAAATCTGTTGCCGTTTTGACGAACCTAAAAAATCTGTTCGAAGGTTTTTATAGCATGTACATGGTCTCTTTCAAAAACATTAAGACTCAATGCTATGCAGATGGGTATCCGGAATATCCCGAATTATGTCTGTTCCATAGGCAGAGCCCGGAGACTGATAACCTGTAGAGAAATCATTATTAAGAATGCGGTTCGCCACCGCTACCACGGACAGCGGTGTAAGATTATATCCAGACGGCGCATCGATGTAAGCCTTTACTACCTTACCATCTTTACCGGTAACCTCTGCAGATATTCCATTACGCCCTGCAGCACGCTCTGCCTCGGTCGGGCCATCGGGCAACTGGTCCGCGACTATTTCCTGCAGCTCGGCAGCCGGGAGTTTCAACGAAAAATATTCTTCGATATTGGGTATCCGGGTAGACTTATAGCTCAATATGATGCCTCCTAAAGGCGTCGGCATGCATTCCACATCTTCATTGCCAAATGCGAATACTTTCGTGCCGTGGTTTTCACTTTGAACCAGCTCTCCGTCCTTGCGGACCAATAAACCCAGGTCGGCAATATTTTTGCTGCTCAGTACAGACCCCTTTGAAAAACCGCCGAAGTGCCGGAAGCCTACTTTAAGGCCGATTGGCTCCTTTACCTGCTGTGATAGATAAACAACAAGCGCATCATAACTTACAAAAAGTCCTGCGCCTGACATTAATTGTATGCCCGCTTCTTTGGCCCGGTCATCCAGGGATTCTGCCAGCTTATAGGTTTCCAGTTCTGCACTGATGTCCAGATAGTGGACACCGGCTCTCAAACATGCATCGATCGCCTGTTGGGCCGTATGCTGGAACGGGCCGGCAGCATTGATCAATACTTTTTTACCTGCCAGGGCAAGTTGCCATGCATGCTGGTCATCTACAGTGAACACGTGATAAGGAACCCCTAGGTCTGTGGCCAGCTCTTGTATTCGGTCCGCTTCCCTGCCTGCGATTTCGAAGTCAAGGTTCAGTTCTTTTGCGCGGGCTGCAATAATTTTTCCTGTGTATCCTGCTGCTCCGTACAGAAGCATTTTGTTTGAACTATTCATTTTTTTTGTAACGATTGTTTTAAAATTAAAGACTAAGAACTACTTAATTATTGTGATTATTATCTGTAACAATCGTTACAGAATAAATTAAAAAAATTATCTGCTTAACTGGGTGATCAGAAACTGGGCCATCTTTTTGATCCTGGTTTTGTCACGGTGTATGATAAAGGACTCGTGCCAGCCACTGAAATGGTTAATAATAAAATCAGTTAGCATTTCGCTATCCTCAGAAATTGTAATCTCTTTCTTGGCCAGTGCCTTTGTTACCAATCCCAATATCAGGTGATAGGTAAAGTCATTATCTGCCTTCAGGATTTTCTGTACCTGTTCATCTGAAACGGCCACTTCAAATGTGGTCCTGATGGCCAGGCAACTGTCGGGCTCATTTGTGATCGTATGGGCAGAGGCCATAATAAATTTTTCGATTGCTTTTATCGGTGAACCGATCAGTTTCAATTGCTTTTTGGCCGCCTCCATCCTGGATTCTGTATAATGCTTGATGCAGCGCACAAATAACTGGTGCTTATCACCTATCGTGTTATAGATGCTGCTGGCATTTACACCCATAGCATCGCAAAGGTCCCGCATCGAGGTTCCCGCGTATCCCTTTTTCCAAAATAGATCCATTGCTCTGGAAACCGCCAGGTCTTCATCAAATTCTACGTTTCTTGCCATAATCTGAATGCAAATGTAGGTATTTTTCTGTAACGAGTGTTACAGAAAAATAAAATTGACATAGCTTAGATAATTACGGTACAAGTTCAAACCTGGTCGGTACTACGGTTTTTCCGGCTACATTAAAATCCGTTAGGGTATGAGCAGGCTTGGTCTCCCCGAAAGGAAAATAGGTATAGCACAACGACCCAATATCATAAACATCGCACTGGTATACACCACAGCTCGTAATGTAATCCAATGGAAAATCGGCGAGTTCATCCAGGTAATCACGGGTTGCCAATAAATAGGTTTGGCCGGGTACGCTGTTTTTCAGCAACCGGTGCGCATCCACTAGGATATTACCATACAATTTATTAAAACGGTCTACCACGAATTCCTCCATGTCACCATAATGCACCACTGCTTTGAGGCCCAATCCAACTACGGACGGGAACTGTACACTGTAAATTTCAATATGGTTCCTGAACCGGTCCAGCATCCGGGTAAATTCATCCAACACCTCCTTTATGGAAGGCGGTACCCCGAACCGGTAGAACAATATAGCATCACCTTCTATCTCAGAAATCGAAAATGAAGTCCTGTTCTCAGCGATAATCGCCTTAAACAACTGGCCGATGATCTTCATCCCGTCGGCTGCATTTATGGTCCTGATAAAGTGCGAGTAACCACTGATATCAACAATAAACAGCGTTCCTTTTTTTACATTTTGCATAATTGGATTTTCCATACTGTAAAGTTCAGAAATAGATGAATTGTACCTGTAGCCATATCCGCTATTTGCTAAGCCGTTTTGACTGCACTTAGATTTTTGATGTCCTGCAGAAGTCGAAAGCATGATCTCTCTTGTGCCGGACTCAAAGTACATCAGTTCAGTAAGCTTTTTTTGTAATCCAAAGGGGATAAGGAGGTCTTGATTTTAAATAATTTATTAAAAGATTGCGGATGTTCGAAACCCAAGTGGTAGGCCACCTCTGCAACGGTCAGTTCGTCTTTGGCAAGGTATTCTTTGGCTTTCTCGATCACCTTTTCGTGAATATACTGTTGGGTATTTAACCCGATGAGGTTACGCAGCATGTCACTGAGGTAACGCGGCGTCAGATGAAGGGCTGCAGCCACGGAGTTTACCGTTGGCAGGCCGCTGATCAAAGATTCATCATCGTTAAAGTAGGCGTCGAGCAGTGCTTCCAGGTTAACCAGGATGTCACTGTTTACCGCTTTCCTGGTGATGAACTGGCGGTCATAAAAACGGTTGGCGTAGTTCAGTAGCACTTCGATCTGGGAAATGATCACATCCTGGCTAAATTTATCAATACGCTGCTGCAGCTCATCGTGGATAAACTGGTAAACGCTCAGTATGGTTGTTTTTTCTTTCTCCGAAAGGTATAGTGCTTCAGCAGCCGAATAACTGAAAAAGCCATATTGTTTAATGGATTTGCCCAGTTGATAATTTCTGAGGAAATCGGGATGAATATGAAGGGTCATTCCGCTGTAATCAGCCTCTTCATCCTGCATGCGCAGCAGTTGGCCAGGCGCAATAAAGGACATGCCGCCCTCTTCAAAATCGTAATAGCCCTGTCCATAACGGAGCTTGCCGGAAAATCCCGTCTTAAAGGATACTTTGAAAAAATTTAGGATAATGCCCTGTTCAAAGTCTTTAGGGTCGAAATGGGCTTCGCCATAGTTCATGACACTGATCAGCGGGTGGCTTGGTCTCGGTTGCCCCATAGCTTTATGAAGCTGTGACAGGGAGTTGAATACGACCGGTTGTTTTTTCATGGAATACAAATCTAATAAAATGGTAATGGAAATCCCTGCCGGGACCTGACTTGTTCCGGCAGGGAGCTTGGATAGTTAGAATATAAAGTTGGACCTGATTTTTTGCACCTGGGCTTCGGGGCCGTTTTCAAGTCGGTCCGTATAGAGCCCAATGGCATCATTGCCTACAACATAACGAAGCTTATCTGTTCCATCCGTGGTGGCCTCAAAGATAAGCTCCGCCACGTTCTCTGCTTTTGTATAGTTGGCAATCTGCTCTTCACTATACCCCTCACTTACTTTTGCAGTAAGCTGTTCATAGGCTGTATGTATTCCGCCCTGCAGCGATCGGCCTGCAAAATCGGTCTGCATGCCACCCGGAGCAACCACTTTAACCCTGATCCCAAACTGGGCAAGCTCATGCGATAGTCCTTCAGAAAATCCGTCCACTCCAAACTTGCTTGCATTGTAGATAGAGCAGGTTGGATACCCCAATAATCCGAAGGCGGAAGTAATGTTGATTAACATGCCGGATTTCTTTTCTCGGAAATAAGGCAAGAATGCCCTGGTCGTGTTGATCACGCCAAAAAGGTTGGTCTGGATCTGGTTAACGATCTGTTCGCCGGAAAATGCTTCCAGTGGGCCAATGAGCCCATAGCCGGCATTGTTGATTACAACATCTACTTCAAAGAGGTCAAGGATTGACTTTACGGTAGATTTTATCTGTTGCGGATTGTTTACGTCCAGGGGATATAGATGCACTCCGGCCAAGCCATTCAATTCCTGCTCTTTTTCTGGGTTACGCATCGTTGCGATCACCTTCCAGCCCTTGCTTTGAAATAATTTTGCAGTTGTTTTTCCCAGACCGGAAGAGGCTCCGGTGATAAATACTGTTTTCATTATTGATATAATTTACTGATCTGCTCAAATTGTTGCTGCTGGCCTAGCTCTTTACGGTCGTTCGCAATTTTCTGCGCATCCGGGCCTGCTATATAGCGCAGCTGGGGCTTGTTGTCCGTAGCCGCTTCATAAACTACGGCCGCCACATCCTCAGCTGTTGAAAAATGTACACCGGTACTGCCATCCTCGAACCCAGCAATCATCTTTTCCCATAGCGGGGTATAAGCCTTATTTTCGATATAGCTCAAAGAACGGCCAGCATAGTCGGTAGCCATTCCGCCCGGAGCGATTGTTTTTAAACGGATGCCAAACTGGTTTACTTCATAGTTAACAGCTTCGCTCCAGCCTTCTAGGGCAAATTTGGTCGCACTATATACTGATGCCAGTGGATTTGCTGCAATCCCGGCTGCCGAAGTTGTGGTAAGGAGCAGGCCCTCTTTGCCGCGTTCCCTGAAATAGGTGATAAAGGGCTGGGATACCCGGAGCACGCCGGTGAAGTTGGTTTCAATTTGGCGTTGGAGGTCATTTTCTGAATAGGATTCAAAACCGCCCACCATACCATAGCCTGCGTTGTTGAATACCACATCCACATCAAATTGTTGCAGAATTTCGGCAATGGTAGATTTTATCTGTGCCGGATCGGTTACGTCCAGAGGGTAAAGGTATACATGGTCGAGGGCGGCCAGTTCCTGTTCTTTTTTGGGATCGCGCATGGTCGCGATCACTGTCCAGCCTTTGTTCTGAAAAAATTTGGCAGTAGCTTTTCCCAGTCCTGAAGAAGCGCCTGTAATAAAAATTGTCTTTTGCATAATCACATTGTTGTTTGTACAATGCAAAAGTCGCTACGCTCCGGCCGGCAGGATAAACCGAATCGGTAAATATAGTAGCCGAAATGACCAAACTTGACATGTGTTCGGGCAACGTCGGGATTGAATTTTAGTGGCCAATAATCTTATGCCGGTGTTCCAGGCCCCAATTGGCGAGTGACATAATAATGGGTTCCAGGGTATGCCCATATGGAGTAAGTTCGTAGGTTACCGTAATCGGTTTGGTTGCATTTACCGTGCGGGTCAACAGGCCATTAATTTCCAGTTCCTGCAGTTCCTTGGAAAGCATTTTTGCACCGAGGCCATCAATTCGATGCTGCAGATCTGTAAAGTTCTTTTTGCCGTAAAGTAAAACGCCCACCACTTTTATTTTCCATTTCCCGCTGATGAGATCCAGGGTATCCTGTATGGCAAACAGCATTTTTGCACAGTCACCGTTTTCTTCATTTATAGTCTTGATCTTTTCCATTTCGCTTAAATTAGGGGGAAACTCACTTTACTTTGGGAAACCCATATCAAAAGTAAAGTTACCCTTTTCTACCTTTGATCCATCAAATAATTAATAAGAAAATCACGGGCTCATGTATTACTCTATGGAAACAAAACTAAAACCAGGACTAAATCATATTGAATTTTGGGTGTCGGATGTAAAACGATCAATGGCCTTTTACGAAGGTGTTCTGACAATAGTCGGATGGGTAAAAATTAGCGATAATTCACTTTCAAGCAGTAGCATGATCCTATACTTTCTTGAGGTTAAGGGTCTTGAAAAGCTTCGCTCGCTTGGCGTCAGGCACTTATGTTTTCAGGCAACGAAAAAAAATCAGGTCGAACAGGTTCACAGCATACTGGTTGGTATGGGAACTGAAATAATACGTGGGCCGCAGACCATGCCTTATTCGGAGGGTTATTATACTGTTGATTTCTTTGATCCAGATGGTCAGGTGATCGAAGTCGCATACACGCCCGAAGCAAACACTGTTTTATAAAAATCGTATCTACAAGTTAACTACACTAAAAAAGAAAAAAACTTATGAAAATTCTTATCACCGGCGTCACGGGCAACCTGGGTAGCCTTGTACTTGAAGCGCTTTTAAATAAGGTGCCGAAAGAAAGCATTGCAGTGATGCTGCGCAGTGAAAAAAATGCAGGAATATTTTCGGATCGGGGCATAGAGGTCCGCATCGGCAGTTATGATGATACAGCCTCGATGATCAGCGCATTTTAAAGGGATCGACAAACTATATTTCGTATCCGGTCCGGATCTGGAAGCCCGGCTTACCCAGCATGGAAAGGTAGTCGAAGCAGCAGTTGCGGCCAAGGTAGGCCATGTTGTTTATACCAGCTTTTCGAGAAAGGATGGAGCAGAGCCGCATCCCTTATCAATCCTTGCGCAGGGACATATCCTGGCTGAAGTTGCCCTAAAGCAATCGGGGCTATCATACACCATTCTCCTCAATAACTATTACATGGAAGTGATCCCACTTTTTGTCGGGGAGAATATATTAAAAAGCCAGACGATCTATTTCCCGGCGGGCCAGGGCAAGAGTGGTTTTATCTCCCGTCATGATATTGCCGAACTGTCAGCAGTAATCCTTGCTACGGAGGGTCATGAACAAAAGATTTATGAGGTAAGTGGTGAGCGCGCCCATGATTTTGATGAAGTGGCGAAGCTGATATCCGATGCTTCCGGAACATCAATAAGTTATGTTTCACCTTCAGAAGATGGGTTTAGAAAGGCACTCAAAGAGTATGGACTCGCCGAAGAGATAATTGAAATAAGTGCATTATCCGGTAGGGCAATCGTTCAGGGGGAATTTGAAAAAACATCGAAAACTTATGAAGAGATCACCGGGCGAAAACCCACGAGCCTGGGCCACTATTTGAAACGGCAATATGGGGACAACAATTCGGATGCGGCGTTATAGGGCCATACCGAATCTGATAGCAATACAATTTTTTAATCTTACAATTTAATAGAAATCAAAATGAAAAATCTTCAGGAAACCGCAGATAAATATGCTGTAGTTGAAACACTTTACCGGTTCGCGGCCGGCATCGATCTTCGCGACAATAACCTTCTCGCATCTGCTTTCGCAGCGGATGCCATATCCGATTTCAGGCCTGCCGGAAAAAAGGCCGGTTTTGAGTACCCTGTACTGGAAGGCAGGGATTCCATTGTTGCGGCATTAACAGGTTCGCTCAATCAAATTGCTACCACGCACTCTGTGAGTAACCCCAGGGTTAGCATTGATGGTGATAGAGCAAAAATGGATGCCCTGGTAGAAGC from Flavobacterium sp. W4I14 includes these protein-coding regions:
- a CDS encoding hypothetical protein (product_source=Hypo-rule applied; superfamily=101386), with protein sequence MKNESFETIISRSLALREKYHAIEVEHHGSEWTLEEDALAFLTDAALVGRDIMSQQKRWPKTGAQEELEHKLGENIWWLIVIAARSGIDIQKAVGNFLDKTEDMMPG
- a CDS encoding catechol 2,3-dioxygenase-like lactoylglutathione lyase family enzyme (product_source=COG0346; cath_funfam=3.10.180.10; cog=COG0346; pfam=PF00903; superfamily=54593), encoding MYYSMETKLKPGLNHIEFWVSDVKRSMAFYEGVLTIVGWVKISDNSLSSSSMILYFLEVKGLEKLRSLGVRHLCFQATKKNQVEQVHSILVGMGTEIIRGPQTMPYSEGYYTVDFFDPDGQVIEVAYTPEANTVL
- a CDS encoding NAD(P)-dependent dehydrogenase (short-subunit alcohol dehydrogenase family) (product_source=COG1028; cath_funfam=3.40.50.720; cog=COG1028; pfam=PF00106; superfamily=51735), translating into MQKTIFITGASSGLGKATAKFFQNKGWTVIATMRDPKKEQELAALDHVYLYPLDVTDPAQIKSTIAEILQQFDVDVVFNNAGYGMVGGFESYSENDLQRQIETNFTGVLRVSQPFITYFRERGKEGLLLTTTSAAGIAANPLASVYSATKFALEGWSEAVNYEVNQFGIRLKTIAPGGMATDYAGRSLSYIENKAYTPLWEKMIAGFEDGSTGVHFSTAEDVAAVVYEAATDNKPQLRYIAGPDAQKIANDRKELGQQQQFEQISKLYQ
- a CDS encoding NAD(P)-dependent dehydrogenase (short-subunit alcohol dehydrogenase family) (product_source=COG1028; cath_funfam=3.40.50.720; cog=COG1028; pfam=PF13561; superfamily=51735) — translated: MEAQFQNKVVVITGGATGIGLEAAKRFVTEGAFVFITGRRQELLDKVVKEIGSNIRAVNADSGRREDVEWLFKIVEEEKGQIDILLSNAGTGGFGFPIGGITEEHYERVFDTNIRGSILTVQGALPLLKDGGAIVLTGSISSVKSYETMSVYCASKAALRTFSKIWAIELKSRKIRINIVSPGPTETAQLTDLSKELQDQVVAPIPLGRAGKSEDIVNAITFLASEKASFITGTEMFVDGGASLV
- a CDS encoding short subunit dehydrogenase-like uncharacterized protein (product_source=COG3268; cath_funfam=3.40.50.720; cog=COG3268; pfam=PF03435; superfamily=51735) — protein: MNSSNKMLLYGAAGYTGKIIAARAKELNLDFEIAGREADRIQELATDLGVPYHVFTVDDQHAWQLALAGKKVLINAAGPFQHTAQQAIDACLRAGVHYLDISAELETYKLAESLDDRAKEAGIQLMSGAGLFVSYDALVVYLSQQVKEPIGLKVGFRHFGGFSKGSVLSSKNIADLGLLVRKDGELVQSENHGTKVFAFGNEDVECMPTPLGGIILSYKSTRIPNIEEYFSLKLPAAELQEIVADQLPDGPTEAERAAGRNGISAEVTGKDGKVVKAYIDAPSGYNLTPLSVVAVANRILNNDFSTGYQSPGSAYGTDIIRDIPDTHLHSIES
- a CDS encoding ketosteroid isomerase-like protein (product_source=COG4319; cath_funfam=3.10.450.50; cog=COG4319; pfam=PF12680; superfamily=54427) yields the protein MNIPTLINDWIAAGNSFDTAQYLSFYLPDAVLDDPSVGKVFKGHEGIKDYFNSYFIGYNTRTELEKLDQVNEDQVHLEVRFSGSFSEGNIGGLFDITFKGDKIAFVKADLSH
- a CDS encoding DNA-binding HxlR family transcriptional regulator (product_source=COG1733; cath_funfam=1.10.10.10; cog=COG1733; pfam=PF01638; superfamily=46785), encoding MEKIKTINEENGDCAKMLFAIQDTLDLISGKWKIKVVGVLLYGKKNFTDLQHRIDGLGAKMLSKELQELEINGLLTRTVNATKPITVTYELTPYGHTLEPIIMSLANWGLEHRHKIIGH
- a CDS encoding DNA-3-methyladenine glycosylase I (product_source=KO:K01246; cath_funfam=1.10.340.30; cog=COG2818; ko=KO:K01246; pfam=PF03352; superfamily=48150; tigrfam=TIGR00624) — protein: MSYCSYIPTMNEPSRSLHQKYHDHHYGFPIHDDNELFGRLIMEINQAGLSWETILKKEENFRRAYDGFSINKVAGYGEKDQERLLGDPGIIRNKLKVNAAIQNAKKILELQKEHGSFEKWLEHQHPKTKVEWVKLFKKNFRFTGGEIVGEFLMSIGYLPGAHAESCPVHKKILKLKPMWLKQ
- a CDS encoding AraC-like DNA-binding protein (product_source=COG2207; cath_funfam=1.10.10.60; cog=COG2207; pfam=PF02311,PF12833; smart=SM00342; superfamily=46689,51215), translating into MKKQPVVFNSLSQLHKAMGQPRPSHPLISVMNYGEAHFDPKDFEQGIILNFFKVSFKTGFSGKLRYGQGYYDFEEGGMSFIAPGQLLRMQDEEADYSGMTLHIHPDFLRNYQLGKSIKQYGFFSYSAAEALYLSEKEKTTILSVYQFIHDELQQRIDKFSQDVIISQIEVLLNYANRFYDRQFITRKAVNSDILVNLEALLDAYFNDDESLISGLPTVNSVAAALHLTPRYLSDMLRNLIGLNTQQYIHEKVIEKAKEYLAKDELTVAEVAYHLGFEHPQSFNKLFKIKTSLSPLDYKKSLLN
- a CDS encoding short-subunit dehydrogenase (product_source=COG0300; cath_funfam=3.40.50.720; cog=COG0300; pfam=PF00106; superfamily=51735), with product MKTVFITGASSGLGKTTAKLFQSKGWKVIATMRNPEKEQELNGLAGVHLYPLDVNNPQQIKSTVKSILDLFEVDVVINNAGYGLIGPLEAFSGEQIVNQIQTNLFGVINTTRAFLPYFREKKSGMLINITSAFGLLGYPTCSIYNASKFGVDGFSEGLSHELAQFGIRVKVVAPGGMQTDFAGRSLQGGIHTAYEQLTAKVSEGYSEEQIANYTKAENVAELIFEATTDGTDKLRYVVGNDAIGLYTDRLENGPEAQVQKIRSNFIF
- a CDS encoding hypothetical protein (product_source=Hypo-rule applied; cath_funfam=3.30.70.1230; pfam=PF10851; superfamily=55073) — encoded protein: MYFESGTREIMLSTSAGHQKSKCSQNGLANSGYGYRYNSSISELYSMENPIMQNVKKGTLFIVDISGYSHFIRTINAADGMKIIGQLFKAIIAENRTSFSISEIEGDAILFYRFGVPPSIKEVLDEFTRMLDRFRNHIEIYSVQFPSVVGLGLKAVVHYGDMEEFVVDRFNKLYGNILVDAHRLLKNSVPGQTYLLATRDYLDELADFPLDYITSCGVYQCDVYDIGSLCYTYFPFGETKPAHTLTDFNVAGKTVVPTRFELVP
- a CDS encoding TetR/AcrR family transcriptional repressor of nem operon (product_source=KO:K16137; cath_funfam=1.10.10.60; cog=COG1309; ko=KO:K16137; pfam=PF00440; superfamily=46689,48498), with the translated sequence MARNVEFDEDLAVSRAMDLFWKKGYAGTSMRDLCDAMGVNASSIYNTIGDKHQLFVRCIKHYTESRMEAAKKQLKLIGSPIKAIEKFIMASAHTITNEPDSCLAIRTTFEVAVSDEQVQKILKADNDFTYHLILGLVTKALAKKEITISEDSEMLTDFIINHFSGWHESFIIHRDKTRIKKMAQFLITQLSR
- a CDS encoding quercetin dioxygenase-like cupin family protein (product_source=COG1917; cath_funfam=2.60.120.10; cleavage_site_network=SignalP-noTM; cog=COG1917; pfam=PF07883; superfamily=51182; transmembrane_helix_parts=Outside_1_3,TMhelix_4_26,Inside_27_168) encodes the protein MKTIFRIILLAFIMGISFSITACNNNKNQEKMITKNTTALFPKGEKLTNGYFTGDAYLQTLLAKDKNNDFVLGSVTFEPGARTNWHTHPKGQILIVTEGEGLYQEKGKTAQVIKKGDVINIPENVQHWHGATASTQMVHIAITNYEGETNAVWLNPVTDEEFNAANKN